One Paenibacillus riograndensis SBR5 DNA segment encodes these proteins:
- a CDS encoding DUF4097 family beta strand repeat-containing protein, which produces MRWTWRLMIVGCLLLVTACSKGEETSSTQKLELEADKLTKLVIDNRNGEIEVSGADTDTIEVTAVVTTKGISMDKLKLKLRAEGAAAYLDASFGSQMLAMGSGAVDLVITLPRELAVEVDSHRDGKLKVADLSAPLEVDNVNGDLEVIDTKGPVTLSNRDGDITVRNIETDVNIHNINGHIAVTQVEGSVEAAVGDGSLELDHVTGDAVISQTGNGEIKLGAIGGNVSRK; this is translated from the coding sequence ATGCGCTGGACATGGAGATTAATGATCGTAGGCTGCCTGCTGCTGGTAACCGCCTGCAGCAAAGGCGAAGAAACATCGTCAACGCAAAAGCTTGAACTGGAGGCTGACAAGCTGACGAAGCTGGTCATAGACAACCGCAACGGAGAAATTGAAGTAAGCGGCGCAGATACGGATACGATTGAGGTCACCGCTGTGGTCACCACCAAAGGCATAAGTATGGATAAATTGAAGCTGAAGCTGCGGGCAGAAGGGGCTGCTGCTTATTTGGATGCTTCCTTTGGCAGCCAGATGCTGGCTATGGGCTCCGGGGCTGTCGATCTGGTGATTACCCTTCCGCGTGAACTCGCTGTGGAAGTGGACTCGCACCGGGACGGCAAGCTTAAGGTGGCTGATCTCTCAGCCCCGCTGGAGGTTGACAATGTGAACGGGGATTTAGAGGTAATCGACACCAAAGGCCCGGTAACGCTCTCCAACCGGGACGGCGATATCACCGTGCGCAATATTGAGACGGATGTTAATATCCATAATATCAATGGACATATTGCAGTAACCCAGGTAGAAGGCTCGGTCGAGGCTGCTGTCGGAGACGGGTCCCTGGAGCTGGATCACGTTACAGGCGACGCGGTGATTTCCCAGACCGGAAACGGTGAAATTAAGCTTGGGGCCATTGGCGGAAACGTAAGCCGAAAATAA
- a CDS encoding ABC transporter permease produces the protein MKLINYILNENMKIYKRKRTWVLIALVAVFVILQIINVRAGDGGAAAADWRSQLEQENHRLAAEAAEPDALQIEIRQAEKNILLNEYALQHNLPPETNAWSFAGDLSGNIIFAVSLISIIIAGEIAAAEFASDTIKLLLTRSASRTEVYTAKYIAALLFGLGLTLVGLLLSLLFGGIMFGWGGLGDSYMYVKDHTVHQTPMLLSILGSYLSHLPFLLIAVTLAFMISAGFRSSIFAIVIPLFVSVAGFVMAIAMNGWPWTRFFIFSHTDLSGYFLGDPAVKGMTLGFSLAFIGVHLAAMHLLSHTLFVKRDVS, from the coding sequence TTGAAGCTGATCAACTATATCCTGAATGAAAATATGAAGATTTACAAAAGAAAACGCACCTGGGTGCTCATTGCTCTCGTTGCGGTCTTCGTCATCCTTCAGATCATCAACGTGCGTGCCGGGGATGGGGGCGCCGCAGCGGCGGACTGGAGGTCGCAGCTTGAGCAGGAGAATCACCGGCTGGCAGCGGAAGCTGCCGAACCGGATGCGCTCCAGATTGAGATCCGGCAGGCAGAGAAAAATATTCTGCTGAACGAGTACGCCCTGCAGCATAATTTGCCGCCTGAGACGAATGCCTGGAGCTTTGCAGGGGATCTCTCAGGGAACATTATCTTTGCCGTCTCGCTGATCTCGATCATTATTGCCGGAGAGATCGCAGCCGCCGAATTTGCGTCCGACACGATCAAGCTGCTGCTGACCCGCTCGGCCAGCCGGACAGAGGTGTATACCGCCAAATATATTGCCGCACTCCTGTTCGGACTGGGATTGACGCTGGTTGGCCTGCTGCTCTCCCTGCTGTTCGGGGGAATCATGTTCGGCTGGGGCGGTCTGGGAGACAGCTATATGTATGTGAAGGATCACACCGTGCACCAGACGCCCATGCTGCTTTCCATCCTTGGCAGTTACTTGTCCCATCTTCCGTTTCTGCTGATTGCAGTGACGCTGGCTTTTATGATATCTGCGGGCTTCCGCAGTTCTATCTTTGCTATTGTCATTCCCTTGTTCGTCTCCGTGGCGGGATTTGTTATGGCCATCGCCATGAACGGCTGGCCGTGGACCCGTTTCTTTATTTTTTCCCATACAGACCTAAGCGGTTATTTCTTGGGTGACCCGGCGGTAAAAGGAATGACCCTCGGCTTCTCTCTGGCTTTTATAGGAGTTCATCTGGCAGCCATGCATCTTCTTTCGCATACCTTGTTCGTCAAACGTGATGTCTCTTAA
- a CDS encoding alpha/beta hydrolase → MDESDREGDGQMRKIFSFLLKAIISLFILTGLFLGTVYIVNVISSKSEAAKIKTYGQLVSVDGKNMNVTIQGKGEETVVLLPGYGTAAPGLDYQPLVKELSPFYRVVVIEPFGYGLSEVSDKARTIENIVAEIHECLQQLNIHRYTLMGHSIAGIYGLDYVNQYKDEVTAFVGIDSSFPTQGGLEELPAGAYKLLKNSGFYRLLVKLNPDQIIAPAVDAETKAQIRMLSLKNMMNPNIISESENFKHNFQAAESFSFPADLPVIFFLADDNMDVPDWVPKHKEQIKDSVHGKVMTLEGEHYLHHTRSKEIVQNFRSFMAGIQ, encoded by the coding sequence ATGGATGAATCAGATCGTGAAGGGGATGGGCAGATGAGGAAAATCTTCTCTTTTTTACTTAAAGCAATCATATCCTTGTTTATATTAACCGGGCTTTTTCTGGGGACTGTTTATATAGTGAATGTGATCAGCAGCAAATCGGAGGCAGCTAAAATCAAAACCTATGGCCAGCTTGTCTCTGTGGATGGGAAAAACATGAATGTTACGATTCAAGGAAAAGGCGAAGAAACCGTCGTCCTCCTGCCTGGTTATGGGACAGCGGCACCGGGGCTTGATTACCAGCCGCTTGTGAAAGAACTATCCCCATTTTATAGAGTGGTAGTGATCGAGCCCTTTGGCTATGGACTAAGTGAGGTCAGTGATAAAGCACGAACCATCGAAAACATCGTTGCTGAAATTCATGAATGCCTGCAGCAATTGAATATTCACCGTTACACGCTGATGGGCCACTCCATTGCCGGAATTTACGGACTGGACTATGTGAACCAATATAAGGACGAGGTTACCGCATTTGTCGGGATCGACAGCAGCTTTCCGACGCAAGGCGGATTGGAGGAGCTTCCGGCAGGAGCCTACAAACTGCTCAAAAACTCAGGCTTCTACCGGTTGCTGGTGAAACTGAACCCTGACCAGATTATTGCACCTGCCGTGGATGCTGAAACCAAAGCGCAGATCCGCATGCTCTCTCTCAAAAATATGATGAACCCAAATATCATCAGTGAAAGCGAGAACTTCAAGCATAATTTTCAAGCTGCAGAGTCCTTCAGCTTCCCTGCGGATCTTCCAGTAATCTTCTTCCTGGCAGACGATAATATGGATGTACCGGACTGGGTGCCCAAGCATAAAGAACAGATCAAAGATTCTGTACATGGTAAAGTCATGACCTTGGAAGGGGAGCATTATTTGCACCATACCCGTTCCAAAGAAATCGTTCAGAACTTCAGAAGTTTTATGGCAGGAATACAGTGA
- a CDS encoding ABC transporter ATP-binding protein has translation MPLLQIRDLTKVIGRKTLVDHVSLEMEKGEIMGLLGPNGAGKTTTIRMIVGLVSKSEGQVIIDGIDTGQQFSAAMGKVGVIVEQPDLYKYLSGYDNLILFSRMSPGVTTDRLKEIISLVGLERSISAKVSTYSLGMRQRLGLAVALMHKPSLLLLDEPTNGLDPAGIHELREHLKNLAHKENVGILISSHLMSEMEMMCDRVAVLQQGKLIGVHRLSELVQEDDALVQFEVDRPELAVQVLQAVMSGAEITAGHNQLRVRLPKNRIPEISQKLLDSGISVYGVNTVKRTLEDKYLEITGGQGH, from the coding sequence TTGCCGCTGCTTCAAATACGCGATCTGACCAAGGTCATTGGCCGCAAAACTCTTGTAGACCATGTATCACTGGAAATGGAAAAAGGGGAAATCATGGGCCTGCTGGGCCCCAACGGAGCTGGAAAAACAACGACAATCCGCATGATTGTGGGGCTTGTCTCCAAATCGGAAGGCCAGGTCATTATTGATGGAATTGATACCGGGCAGCAGTTCTCCGCAGCCATGGGCAAGGTTGGCGTTATCGTAGAACAGCCCGATCTGTACAAATATTTATCCGGATATGACAATCTGATCCTCTTCTCAAGAATGAGTCCGGGCGTCACAACGGACAGGCTGAAGGAGATCATCTCACTTGTAGGGCTGGAGCGGAGCATTTCTGCCAAAGTCAGCACCTACTCGCTGGGGATGCGGCAGCGCCTCGGCCTGGCCGTAGCCCTGATGCATAAGCCTTCCCTGCTGCTGCTGGATGAACCGACCAACGGCCTCGATCCAGCGGGCATTCACGAGCTGCGGGAGCATCTGAAGAATCTGGCCCACAAGGAGAATGTTGGAATCCTGATCTCCAGCCATCTGATGTCCGAAATGGAGATGATGTGCGACCGCGTTGCCGTCCTTCAGCAAGGCAAGCTGATCGGAGTGCATCGCTTGTCGGAGCTGGTTCAGGAGGATGACGCGCTTGTACAGTTTGAGGTGGACCGGCCGGAGCTGGCGGTTCAGGTGCTGCAAGCGGTCATGTCAGGCGCGGAAATTACTGCCGGCCACAACCAGCTTCGCGTGCGACTTCCCAAGAACCGCATTCCCGAAATCAGTCAGAAGCTGCTGGATTCAGGCATCAGCGTATACGGGGTGAACACGGTAAAGCGGACCCTTGAAGACAAATACCTTGAGATTACAGGAGGGCAAGGACATTGA
- a CDS encoding SDR family oxidoreductase — protein MGRLEGQLALITGASRGIGRSIALRLAQEGAYIAVHYGKRRSEAEAVVHQIRQSGGNACVIGADLGTLDGIRDLFSSLDDVIREQTDGSGFDILVNNAGIGQMVTLEETTEESFDEVMRINVKAPLFVTQQALPRLKDGGRIINISSFVTRAASPSVFCYSMSKGAIDTFTQLLAKQLGPRNITVNAIQPGIINTEMNAGTLQNPEGQKYAAGLSAFNRWGEPEDIADIAAFLAARDSRWVTGQLLDASGGSHL, from the coding sequence ATGGGCAGGTTGGAAGGTCAACTCGCTTTAATCACTGGAGCAAGCCGGGGAATCGGGCGCAGTATCGCATTGCGTCTGGCACAAGAGGGCGCGTATATTGCCGTGCACTATGGAAAAAGGAGAAGCGAGGCGGAGGCCGTTGTTCACCAAATCAGGCAAAGCGGAGGGAACGCATGCGTGATTGGCGCAGATCTGGGCACTCTCGATGGCATTCGCGATTTATTTTCGTCGTTAGATGACGTTATTCGGGAACAAACGGACGGCAGCGGATTTGATATTCTTGTCAATAATGCCGGGATCGGCCAAATGGTTACCCTGGAAGAGACGACGGAAGAATCTTTTGATGAAGTAATGAGGATCAACGTCAAGGCGCCGCTTTTTGTTACCCAGCAAGCTTTGCCGCGTCTGAAGGACGGCGGGCGCATTATTAATATTTCATCCTTTGTGACACGCGCAGCCTCTCCAAGTGTGTTTTGCTACAGCATGTCAAAAGGGGCCATCGATACGTTCACGCAGCTTTTGGCCAAACAACTGGGGCCCCGCAATATTACAGTCAACGCTATCCAGCCGGGCATTATTAACACAGAGATGAATGCAGGAACATTGCAGAACCCGGAAGGCCAGAAGTATGCAGCCGGCCTTTCCGCCTTCAACAGATGGGGAGAGCCCGAAGATATCGCTGATATTGCTGCCTTTCTGGCTGCGCGGGACAGCCGCTGGGTAACCGGCCAATTGCTTGATGCAAGCGGCGGATCACACCTGTAG
- a CDS encoding peptidoglycan DD-metalloendopeptidase family protein — MRKVSTMMAGTMVLAVLLSACGGEKTMNQRPESSTASTQNAAQTKPDASPETGASGQQDIQPEDLAQALLSGNYSGIYKRFSPEFKQQISEAEVAEMGSDFIQGVTAFNPSTVMQLNGSEQRVWTSGAGDKGIIAVFDDSGTILGLSITGLSTYPDSDNALTKTAMALPFQGEWLVFWGGSNVLNNYHYEYASQRYAYDFVQAVNGFSYEGDPLRNESYHAYGQKITAPADGVVTEVVNDIPDNTPVGVMNEKEPAGNVVVIDHGGEYSFLAHLKQGSVTVKKGDAVKAGDVIGKAGNSGNSSEPHLHYQVSDGADLFTSRSLNIRWKDNLHPLKGQTVALKPHIQP; from the coding sequence ATGCGAAAAGTAAGTACAATGATGGCGGGCACCATGGTTCTGGCCGTCTTATTATCAGCATGCGGAGGAGAAAAAACAATGAATCAACGGCCTGAATCATCTACAGCCTCTACACAAAATGCAGCGCAGACTAAGCCGGACGCATCACCAGAAACAGGTGCCAGCGGACAACAGGATATACAGCCGGAGGATTTGGCGCAAGCTCTGTTAAGCGGAAATTACAGCGGAATTTATAAGCGGTTCAGTCCTGAATTTAAGCAGCAAATCAGCGAAGCTGAGGTTGCGGAAATGGGTTCGGACTTCATTCAGGGGGTTACAGCCTTTAACCCGTCCACGGTAATGCAACTGAACGGCAGCGAACAACGGGTATGGACTAGCGGGGCGGGCGACAAGGGGATCATCGCCGTCTTTGATGATTCAGGTACGATTCTCGGTCTGAGCATTACGGGGCTGTCCACCTATCCCGATTCCGATAACGCACTGACCAAAACCGCTATGGCCCTGCCTTTCCAGGGGGAGTGGCTAGTATTCTGGGGTGGCAGCAACGTATTGAACAACTACCACTATGAGTACGCAAGCCAGCGGTATGCTTATGACTTCGTGCAGGCGGTCAATGGGTTCTCCTACGAGGGAGATCCGCTGCGCAATGAGAGCTATCATGCTTATGGGCAAAAGATCACCGCTCCCGCTGACGGAGTCGTTACCGAAGTCGTAAACGACATTCCCGATAATACGCCTGTTGGCGTCATGAATGAAAAAGAGCCCGCCGGCAATGTGGTGGTCATTGACCATGGCGGGGAATACAGCTTTCTGGCCCATCTGAAGCAAGGCTCGGTCACCGTGAAGAAAGGTGATGCAGTCAAAGCAGGCGATGTGATCGGGAAGGCCGGCAATTCCGGCAACTCCAGCGAGCCGCACCTGCATTACCAGGTATCGGACGGAGCGGACCTGTTCACCTCCCGTTCCCTGAATATCCGGTGGAAAGACAACCTACACCCGTTGAAGGGTCAGACTGTTGCGCTCAAACCACATATTCAGCCATAA
- a CDS encoding helix-turn-helix transcriptional regulator has translation MQKNKARWAWQDLTVLLLRLLWSMAVIILMYQDKPDFPLLLVLPAVLLGGVVPSWVGRNFTTRYALLEFILAGGIALALAYYFGLTRLFLPAVLMLAFHTRGKAHFYTLPLTLLLFSLSAGPTIQAGLSHPLIWLSLSDGLFVYAAGYGLQVGAKSINGIRQKLALVNEQYAILEQYSSQIERMTLLEERYRMAREVHDTIGHSYTSIILGLETLKPHVASQEGEHKLQGVLELARKGLDDVRLQVHQMDPLEEPVTLDRALMQIAGQFESNTGVTLSFRTMGEPYAVIKQAKHTLSRSLQEALTNASRHGQASAIRVVLQYDPAQLMLQIQDNGKGTAQLRYGFGLTGMKERLAALQGKLYIDSQENDGTLVTCIIPNQTQEGERRIDILLADDQPLVRESLRLLLGEEKDFRLRTAASGKQALEQCAAEQPDIVLMDIHMPEMDGLEATRQLKEKWPEVRVIIITTFEEITYAAEALRLGAEGYLLKTLHPKELAATIRLIYGGGTMISQEVAQQLFQDQQLEAPLNPYDLTERELEVLQELTEGLRNKQIAQKLHLSEGTVRNYISAIYLKLQVGDRDEAVEKSKKEQLVQQPRIYQN, from the coding sequence ATGCAAAAGAATAAAGCCCGGTGGGCTTGGCAAGATCTAACCGTTCTGCTCCTGCGCCTGTTATGGAGCATGGCCGTCATTATATTGATGTATCAGGATAAACCGGATTTTCCGCTCTTGCTTGTGCTGCCAGCGGTGTTGCTGGGCGGCGTAGTTCCCTCATGGGTTGGACGGAATTTCACAACGCGGTATGCTCTTCTGGAATTTATATTGGCAGGCGGGATCGCGCTGGCGCTGGCGTACTATTTTGGCTTAACGCGATTGTTCCTGCCGGCCGTGCTGATGCTTGCTTTCCATACCCGGGGCAAGGCGCACTTCTACACACTTCCGCTTACCTTATTGTTGTTCAGCTTAAGCGCCGGACCCACAATACAGGCGGGCCTGTCGCATCCGCTCATCTGGCTGAGCCTGTCGGACGGCTTGTTCGTGTATGCCGCCGGTTATGGACTGCAGGTGGGAGCTAAGTCGATCAACGGAATCCGGCAAAAACTGGCGCTGGTCAACGAGCAATACGCCATTCTGGAGCAATATTCTTCTCAGATTGAGCGCATGACCCTGCTGGAGGAACGTTACCGGATGGCGAGGGAAGTGCATGATACCATTGGGCACAGCTATACCTCGATCATTCTGGGGCTTGAAACGCTGAAGCCGCATGTAGCTTCCCAGGAAGGTGAGCATAAGCTTCAGGGAGTACTGGAGCTGGCCCGCAAGGGGCTGGACGATGTGAGGCTGCAGGTCCACCAGATGGACCCGCTGGAGGAGCCGGTGACCCTGGACCGGGCCTTGATGCAGATCGCGGGGCAGTTCGAATCCAATACGGGGGTCACCCTGTCGTTCCGTACGATGGGCGAGCCTTATGCAGTGATTAAGCAGGCCAAGCATACGCTAAGCCGTTCGCTGCAGGAGGCGCTGACCAATGCCAGCAGGCATGGGCAGGCCAGCGCCATCCGGGTGGTTCTGCAATATGATCCGGCCCAGCTCATGCTGCAGATTCAGGATAACGGCAAGGGAACTGCACAGCTGCGCTACGGCTTCGGCCTGACGGGGATGAAGGAGCGTCTTGCGGCATTGCAGGGCAAGCTCTATATCGATTCCCAGGAGAATGACGGTACGCTGGTGACCTGCATCATCCCTAACCAGACGCAGGAAGGTGAACGGCGGATTGATATCCTGCTGGCAGATGACCAGCCGCTGGTCCGCGAGAGTCTGAGGCTGCTGCTTGGAGAGGAAAAGGATTTCCGGCTCCGCACAGCCGCGAGCGGCAAGCAGGCGCTGGAGCAGTGCGCCGCTGAGCAGCCGGACATTGTTCTGATGGATATTCATATGCCGGAAATGGACGGCCTGGAGGCTACCCGGCAGCTTAAGGAGAAGTGGCCGGAGGTCCGGGTCATTATCATTACAACCTTTGAGGAGATTACCTATGCGGCAGAAGCGCTGCGGCTTGGTGCAGAGGGGTATCTGCTGAAGACGCTCCATCCTAAGGAATTGGCCGCGACCATCCGGCTGATCTACGGAGGCGGGACCATGATCTCGCAAGAGGTGGCCCAGCAGCTGTTCCAGGATCAGCAGCTGGAAGCCCCGCTGAATCCGTATGACCTGACCGAGCGGGAGCTGGAGGTTCTGCAGGAATTAACGGAGGGACTGCGCAACAAGCAGATTGCCCAGAAGCTGCATTTGTCGGAGGGGACCGTAAGAAACTATATTTCTGCGATTTACTTGAAACTGCAGGTGGGCGACCGCGACGAGGCTGTGGAGAAGAGCAAGAAAGAACAACTGGTGCAGCAGCCTCGAATATATCAAAATTGA
- a CDS encoding response regulator transcription factor — protein MNHAAILLVDDEESIIGLIKTVLYKEGFTDIDSAGTGEAAILACQSKVYDLIVLDVMLPGRSGIDICPFLRQTTNAPVLFLSARTSDFDKLTGFAVGGDDYMTKPFNPLELVARIRSQLRRYLGMVGGPEPAQVNALHKQPSEANDRQGRQPVQHHLRYDFGRFQVDEAAGELRVEGEVVACPALVFQLLLFFCKHPNRLFTKSELYERVWGEDALSDDNTVMVHIHRIRERIELEPANPVFLVNVRGLGYKLVQHSGRDKEQA, from the coding sequence ATGAATCATGCTGCCATTCTGCTCGTCGATGACGAAGAGTCCATTATCGGGCTGATCAAGACGGTGCTGTACAAAGAAGGATTTACGGATATCGATTCGGCAGGGACAGGGGAAGCGGCAATTCTCGCCTGCCAGAGCAAGGTATATGACTTGATTGTACTGGATGTGATGCTGCCGGGACGCAGCGGTATTGATATTTGTCCTTTTTTGCGGCAGACGACAAATGCGCCTGTGCTGTTTCTGTCTGCGCGTACCTCCGATTTTGACAAGCTTACCGGCTTTGCTGTCGGCGGCGATGATTATATGACCAAACCGTTCAATCCGCTGGAGCTGGTGGCTCGGATCCGTTCGCAGCTGCGCCGTTACCTGGGGATGGTGGGCGGGCCGGAACCGGCTCAAGTGAATGCGCTCCATAAACAGCCTTCTGAGGCTAATGACAGACAGGGGCGGCAGCCGGTTCAGCATCATCTCCGCTATGATTTTGGACGGTTTCAGGTAGATGAAGCAGCGGGCGAACTGAGAGTAGAAGGGGAGGTGGTCGCCTGTCCGGCGCTGGTGTTCCAATTGCTGCTGTTTTTCTGCAAGCATCCCAACCGGCTGTTCACCAAAAGCGAGCTGTACGAACGGGTATGGGGCGAGGATGCGCTTAGTGACGATAATACGGTCATGGTCCACATCCACCGGATCCGGGAACGCATTGAGCTGGAGCCGGCAAATCCCGTATTTCTGGTCAACGTCAGAGGACTGGGGTATAAGCTGGTGCAGCATAGCGGGAGGGACAAGGAACAGGCATGA
- a CDS encoding sensor histidine kinase, with amino-acid sequence MKIRSRLTLRFVLHSAIAGLVVLLIAAVTVYWVLMRLSEINLSDNFASVGLERLVESSKLGEDGIVFDRKLLEQVKHNNGWLQSLDENGKVEKSYNKPSDVPVQYNPGELAAYWRLQKDFPYDVYLWIQEKYGRVYTLLYGVPKELEPLLQAVSEEGSAYLDGRLILPEKIGSRIRARGGYAQLLDPEGRELAALNRPESIPGTYTVQELALRSKYPERYEYRMDFAYDENTGRTWVVGLPNKAEGHSSKNPLISAEMRIVLIGIAGMLGAVLLIFALLSFLNALRFGTPMFHMLAWLDSLGRGAYDEPADRNGRPRSRLSSGKWRRRYSTFAEVMLSMDQLTVILRHDEERRRQTETLREEWITGITHDLKTPLSSIKGYAHLLAEDAYDWSPEEVRKFSAIMLEKSAHMDTLISDLAMTYRQRSGIHAPQMEEVEMNAWLGNALIQAAANPEYGEGRIIYQAPDQEITASIYRPWMERVVGNLTANALLHNSSDTRLTVTLSEGADGGLTIIFRDNGQGMDEQTAANLFERYYRGGDTASTTNGSGLGMAISKGLVEAMGGQITVSSAPGKGTEIRLSWDAQK; translated from the coding sequence ATGAAGATAAGAAGCCGGCTCACGCTTAGATTTGTGCTGCATTCGGCCATTGCCGGATTGGTAGTGCTGCTCATTGCGGCAGTAACCGTCTATTGGGTGCTGATGCGGCTGTCAGAGATCAATCTTTCCGATAATTTTGCTTCAGTTGGTTTGGAGCGGCTGGTGGAATCCTCTAAGTTAGGCGAGGACGGGATAGTTTTTGACCGGAAGCTTCTGGAGCAAGTGAAGCACAATAACGGCTGGCTCCAGAGTCTGGATGAAAACGGAAAGGTGGAAAAATCCTACAACAAGCCTTCCGATGTTCCTGTGCAGTACAATCCGGGCGAGCTTGCCGCCTATTGGAGGCTGCAAAAGGATTTTCCTTATGATGTCTACCTCTGGATTCAGGAGAAATACGGCAGAGTGTACACACTTCTCTATGGAGTACCCAAGGAGCTAGAGCCATTGCTGCAGGCGGTCAGTGAAGAGGGCTCAGCCTATCTGGATGGCAGACTTATCCTCCCCGAAAAGATAGGGAGCAGGATTCGGGCACGGGGAGGCTACGCCCAGCTGCTGGACCCGGAGGGCCGCGAGCTGGCAGCACTCAACCGGCCGGAATCCATTCCGGGCACCTACACTGTACAAGAGCTTGCTCTGCGTTCGAAATATCCCGAAAGATATGAATATCGCATGGATTTTGCCTATGATGAGAATACCGGGAGGACCTGGGTGGTAGGGTTGCCTAACAAGGCAGAAGGGCATTCTTCTAAAAACCCGCTGATCTCCGCAGAAATGCGCATTGTGCTGATCGGAATTGCCGGGATGCTGGGAGCGGTCCTGCTGATCTTTGCGCTGCTGTCCTTCTTGAATGCACTCCGCTTCGGTACGCCTATGTTCCACATGCTGGCTTGGCTCGATTCCCTCGGGCGGGGGGCTTATGACGAGCCTGCAGACCGCAATGGACGCCCGCGCAGCCGGCTCAGTTCAGGCAAATGGCGGCGGCGCTATTCTACTTTTGCTGAAGTCATGCTGTCCATGGATCAGCTGACTGTCATTCTGCGGCATGATGAGGAGCGGCGGCGGCAGACGGAAACACTGCGTGAAGAGTGGATTACCGGCATCACCCATGACCTCAAAACCCCTCTTTCCTCCATAAAAGGCTACGCCCATTTACTCGCGGAGGATGCTTATGACTGGTCCCCGGAAGAAGTCCGCAAATTTTCTGCCATCATGCTGGAGAAGTCGGCCCATATGGATACGCTGATCAGTGATTTGGCTATGACGTACCGGCAGAGATCGGGTATTCATGCCCCGCAAATGGAAGAGGTGGAGATGAATGCATGGCTGGGCAATGCCTTGATACAGGCTGCAGCCAATCCGGAGTATGGAGAGGGGCGGATTATTTATCAAGCCCCTGATCAAGAGATTACGGCCAGCATCTACCGGCCCTGGATGGAGAGGGTAGTCGGCAATTTAACCGCCAATGCCCTGCTGCACAATTCTTCAGACACCCGGCTTACTGTGACACTAAGCGAGGGGGCTGACGGCGGGCTGACGATTATTTTCCGGGACAACGGCCAGGGGATGGATGAGCAGACGGCGGCGAATTTGTTCGAACGGTATTACCGCGGGGGAGATACGGCTTCCACAACCAACGGATCGGGCCTGGGTATGGCAATCTCCAAGGGACTGGTTGAAGCGATGGGCGGACAGATCACCGTGAGCTCAGCACCCGGCAAAGGAACGGAGATCCGGCTTAGCTGGGATGCCCAGAAGTAG